Proteins from a genomic interval of Diaphorobacter sp. HDW4A:
- the tmk gene encoding dTMP kinase, which yields MSLGLFISFEGIDGAGKSSHIEALAQAFRDAGRVVTLTREPGGTPLAEKLREMLLHEAMDPLTEALLAFAGRRDHLRLVIEPALARGEVVLCDRFTDATFAYQGAGRGFDLKVLSYLEALVQTGLAPDAALLRNPDVTIWFDVPPKVAAERLAAARAPDRFEAQPETFFERVAEGYADRAAGDPARFARIDSSQDRVSVAKQVMAAMAARGLLNAGEGV from the coding sequence ATGAGCTTGGGTCTGTTCATCTCTTTTGAAGGCATCGACGGTGCGGGCAAGTCCTCGCACATTGAGGCGCTGGCTCAGGCGTTTCGGGATGCGGGCCGTGTGGTCACGCTCACGCGCGAGCCGGGTGGGACGCCTCTGGCCGAGAAGTTGCGCGAGATGTTGTTGCATGAGGCCATGGATCCGTTGACCGAGGCGCTGCTGGCGTTTGCGGGGCGGCGCGACCATTTGCGGCTGGTGATTGAGCCTGCGCTGGCGCGGGGCGAGGTGGTGCTTTGCGACCGGTTCACGGATGCGACCTTTGCCTACCAAGGAGCCGGGCGGGGCTTTGATCTGAAGGTGCTGTCTTATCTGGAGGCGCTGGTGCAGACCGGACTTGCGCCCGATGCCGCGCTGCTGCGCAATCCCGATGTGACGATCTGGTTTGATGTGCCGCCCAAGGTCGCTGCCGAGCGACTTGCGGCGGCCCGTGCGCCGGATCGGTTCGAGGCGCAGCCCGAGACGTTTTTTGAACGCGTGGCTGAAGGCTATGCGGACCGTGCGGCGGGGGATCCGGCACGGTTTGCGCGGATCGATTCCTCGCAGGATCGCGTGAGTGTGGCAAAACAGGTGATGGCTGCGATGGCCGCTCGCGGTCTGTTGAACGCTGGGGAGGGCGTATGA
- a CDS encoding DNA polymerase III subunit delta', giving the protein MSENVATSHTVAPWIAAQRDTLLAQRGHAWLLQGPSGMGQFSLALDMVRAWLCDAPTAQGACGQCQSCHGIDVHVHADLCVLMPETQMMALGWPLPEKAQSEIDDKKRKPSREIRVEAMRDAVEFSQRTAARGRGKAVLVYPAEQMNHVTANALLKTLEEPPGDVRFVLATEAAHELLPTIRSRCMGHTMQWPGEPEMVTWLQTQGIAADTALSLLRASGGRPEDALALAKSDRSPQAWSLFPKAVARGDVSAVSDWSPAQAIEALQKLCHDLLSVQAGAEPRYFALADLPKAPALLPLSRWAKTLSQQARTADHPFNGGLMLEALVAQAKNAINSKL; this is encoded by the coding sequence ATGAGCGAGAACGTTGCCACTTCTCACACCGTTGCACCGTGGATCGCTGCGCAGCGAGACACCTTGCTGGCCCAGCGTGGCCATGCCTGGCTGCTGCAGGGGCCTTCGGGCATGGGGCAGTTCAGTCTGGCGCTCGACATGGTGCGGGCGTGGTTGTGCGATGCGCCGACCGCGCAGGGTGCCTGCGGCCAGTGCCAGAGCTGTCACGGCATTGACGTGCATGTGCATGCCGACCTCTGCGTGCTGATGCCCGAGACGCAGATGATGGCGCTTGGTTGGCCGTTGCCCGAGAAGGCGCAGAGCGAGATCGACGACAAGAAGCGCAAGCCGAGCCGTGAGATCCGGGTGGAAGCCATGCGCGATGCGGTCGAGTTCTCGCAGCGTACCGCGGCGCGTGGGCGCGGCAAGGCGGTGCTGGTCTATCCGGCCGAACAGATGAACCATGTGACGGCCAATGCCTTGCTCAAGACGCTGGAGGAGCCGCCCGGAGACGTGCGCTTCGTGCTCGCGACCGAGGCCGCGCACGAGCTGCTGCCCACGATCCGTAGCCGCTGCATGGGTCACACCATGCAATGGCCGGGCGAGCCCGAGATGGTGACCTGGCTGCAGACGCAGGGCATTGCCGCCGATACGGCACTGTCGCTGCTGCGTGCGAGCGGTGGACGGCCCGAGGATGCGCTGGCGCTCGCCAAATCCGACCGCAGTCCGCAGGCCTGGAGTCTTTTTCCGAAGGCAGTGGCGCGCGGCGATGTCTCGGCGGTCTCCGATTGGAGCCCAGCGCAGGCCATCGAGGCGCTGCAGAAGCTCTGCCATGATCTGTTGTCGGTGCAGGCCGGTGCCGAGCCGCGCTATTTCGCGCTCGCGGATCTGCCCAAGGCTCCGGCTTTGCTGCCCTTGTCACGCTGGGCGAAGACACTTTCGCAACAGGCTCGCACGGCTGACCACCCGTTCAACGGGGGGCTGATGCTGGAAGCACTTGTCGCGCAGGCGAAAAACGCCATAAACTCGAAGCTCTGA
- a CDS encoding PilZ domain-containing protein — translation MSTPTTAARPSVMQLAIKEKAALYAAFIPFFEDGGVFVPTAKEYRLGDDVYVLLTLPDDTQRYPVAGKVAWVTPARASGNRTQGIGVQFPKDDKSRQLRTRIEEILGSSLGSDRPTQTI, via the coding sequence ATGAGCACACCTACCACCGCCGCCCGCCCCAGCGTGATGCAGCTGGCCATCAAGGAAAAGGCCGCGCTGTACGCGGCGTTCATCCCGTTCTTCGAGGATGGTGGCGTGTTCGTGCCCACGGCCAAGGAGTACCGGCTGGGCGACGATGTCTACGTGCTGCTTACTTTGCCCGACGATACGCAGCGTTATCCGGTTGCGGGTAAAGTGGCCTGGGTCACCCCGGCGCGCGCTTCCGGCAATCGCACGCAGGGCATTGGCGTGCAGTTTCCGAAGGACGACAAGTCCCGCCAGCTGCGCACGCGAATTGAAGAAATTCTGGGTTCCAGCCTTGGTTCTGATCGTCCGACACAGACCATCTGA
- a CDS encoding TatD family hydrolase, with amino-acid sequence MFTDSHCHLNTPELLEQLTPIRVAMAEAQVDRALCICTTMEEFEGVHQLATSYDNFWATVGVHPDTEGLTEPSLEDLLARAALPRVVAIGETGLDYYGMEDRKGGRTVADLEWQRERFRTHIRAARVCRKPLVIHTRSASDDTLRLLREEGEDGAGNLAGGVFHCFTETAEVARAALDLGYYISFSGIVTFKNAQHLRDVAAFVPMDRILIETDSPYLAPVPYRGKVNNPSYVPFVARQLAEVKGISVQDIAEATSRNFDELFLKGSNAA; translated from the coding sequence ATGTTTACCGATTCACACTGCCATCTCAATACTCCGGAGCTGCTTGAGCAGCTCACGCCCATCCGCGTCGCCATGGCCGAGGCCCAGGTGGACCGTGCGCTGTGCATCTGCACCACGATGGAGGAATTCGAGGGTGTGCACCAGTTGGCGACGAGCTACGACAACTTCTGGGCGACCGTCGGCGTGCATCCCGACACCGAGGGCTTGACCGAGCCCAGCCTTGAGGATCTGCTGGCCCGCGCCGCCTTGCCACGCGTGGTCGCCATCGGTGAGACCGGTCTCGACTACTACGGCATGGAAGACCGCAAGGGCGGCCGCACCGTGGCCGATCTCGAATGGCAGCGCGAGCGCTTTCGCACCCACATCCGCGCCGCGCGCGTCTGCCGCAAGCCGCTGGTGATCCACACCCGCAGCGCGTCGGACGATACGCTGCGTCTGCTGCGCGAAGAGGGGGAAGACGGCGCTGGCAACCTGGCAGGCGGGGTGTTCCACTGTTTCACGGAAACAGCCGAGGTAGCGCGCGCGGCGCTCGATCTGGGCTACTACATCTCGTTCTCCGGAATCGTCACGTTCAAGAACGCGCAGCACCTGCGCGACGTCGCAGCCTTCGTGCCGATGGATCGCATCCTGATCGAGACCGACAGCCCGTATCTCGCGCCCGTGCCTTATCGAGGGAAGGTGAACAATCCTTCCTACGTGCCTTTTGTTGCCAGGCAATTGGCTGAAGTGAAGGGCATCAGCGTGCAAGATATCGCCGAGGCAACCAGCCGCAATTTCGATGAACTGTTTCTCAAAGGGAGCAACGCAGCATGA
- a CDS encoding ankyrin repeat domain-containing protein: MINRRQTMLWLTASSAGLLSACAHASVSDDFFTSIIRDNASNITSLMQRGFDPNTLSPEGQPALVVALQRDSQRAFDALMQSKKIKVEQRNKKDESALMIAAIKGNIPAAKALIARDGDVNKTGWTPLHYAASCTTDQAVPMIQLLLENHAYIDASSPNGTTPLMMAVRYGTADAAKLLIEEGADPSIKNEKGLTAAEFARQADRNDMVQVVNDAIRKRRQAASVRKPASPASSVPGVSVAPEAPAQKGTW; this comes from the coding sequence ATGATCAACCGTCGGCAAACCATGCTCTGGCTGACCGCATCGTCCGCCGGACTGCTGTCCGCCTGTGCGCACGCCAGCGTCAGTGACGACTTCTTCACGTCCATCATTCGCGACAACGCAAGTAACATCACCTCGCTGATGCAGCGCGGATTCGATCCCAACACGCTGAGCCCCGAAGGCCAGCCCGCGTTGGTCGTGGCGCTGCAGCGTGACTCGCAGCGAGCGTTTGACGCGCTGATGCAGTCCAAGAAGATCAAGGTCGAGCAGCGTAACAAGAAGGACGAAAGTGCGCTGATGATCGCCGCGATCAAGGGCAACATTCCTGCAGCCAAGGCGCTGATCGCGCGCGACGGCGATGTCAACAAAACCGGCTGGACACCGCTGCACTACGCCGCCTCATGCACCACCGATCAGGCTGTGCCCATGATCCAGTTGCTGCTCGAAAACCACGCTTATATCGATGCATCGTCGCCCAACGGCACGACGCCGCTAATGATGGCCGTGCGCTACGGCACGGCCGATGCAGCCAAGTTGCTGATCGAAGAGGGCGCCGATCCGAGCATCAAGAACGAAAAAGGCCTGACTGCCGCGGAGTTTGCGCGGCAGGCCGACCGCAATGACATGGTGCAGGTTGTGAACGACGCGATCCGAAAGCGCAGGCAGGCCGCTTCGGTGCGCAAGCCTGCTTCCCCCGCTTCTTCCGTGCCGGGCGTGTCCGTGGCCCCTGAAGCTCCCGCTCAGAAGGGAACTTGGTAA
- the msbA gene encoding lipid A export permease/ATP-binding protein MsbA translates to MQSPNHSAVQTNLPGSTQSLSLLQRLKRLLPYFGNQRLGWTIALVATLIGAATEPLMPALLKPLLDQGFTQGSLSLWMVPLFLIGLFFVRGLAQFCGAYALARIANEGMLKLRTQLFERLLLTNMSLFSRQSASALSNTVVYEVQTGFNALVQALMGISRDGFTAVALFVYLIYLNWQLTLIVLVMGPAVSWIMKTLSRRLYKLTKSSQQATDDLAYVVEENVLAHRMVRLHGAEEGQTKRFSVLSRNLRTLAIKSTIASAAMTPLTQLLASVALSAVLCIALWQSHGNLATTDVTVGGFASFIAAMLMLIAPIRRLADMANPITRGVAALERGLMLLNDTQTEDGGSYCKERAEGSISLRDVTVSFESDMMPALNRLSLDIKAGEIVALVGPSGAGKTTLVNLLPRFITPTSGDLSLDGVPLKDWNLPSLRSQFAMVSQDVVMFNDSIAANVALGSEVDETRVHDCLKAANLAGHVATLPNGIHTVVGHNATQLSGGQRQRLAIARALYKDAPILILDEATSALDTESERLVQEALQRLMNGRTTLVIAHRLSTIEHADRVVVMERGQIAEQGTHAELMALGGLYARLQTHSSVHN, encoded by the coding sequence ATGCAATCCCCGAATCATAGCGCTGTGCAAACAAATTTGCCGGGCTCCACTCAATCCTTGTCACTTCTGCAACGTCTGAAGCGGCTGCTGCCTTACTTTGGAAACCAGCGTCTGGGCTGGACAATCGCCCTTGTGGCCACCTTGATTGGTGCTGCCACGGAACCCCTGATGCCGGCACTGCTTAAACCACTGCTTGATCAGGGCTTCACTCAAGGATCGCTCAGCCTCTGGATGGTTCCCCTCTTTTTGATAGGACTGTTCTTTGTACGTGGTCTCGCGCAGTTCTGCGGCGCTTACGCGCTTGCCCGCATCGCCAACGAAGGCATGCTGAAGCTGCGCACCCAGCTGTTCGAGCGGTTGCTGCTGACCAACATGAGCCTGTTCTCGCGCCAGTCGGCCAGCGCGCTCTCGAACACCGTGGTGTACGAGGTGCAGACCGGTTTCAACGCGCTGGTGCAGGCGCTGATGGGCATTTCGCGCGACGGATTCACCGCTGTTGCCCTCTTTGTTTACCTGATTTACCTGAACTGGCAGCTCACGCTGATCGTGCTGGTGATGGGCCCCGCCGTCTCGTGGATCATGAAGACGCTCTCGCGCCGCCTCTACAAGCTCACCAAGAGCAGCCAGCAGGCGACCGACGATCTCGCCTACGTGGTCGAAGAAAATGTGCTTGCCCACCGCATGGTGCGCCTGCATGGCGCTGAAGAAGGCCAAACCAAGCGTTTCAGCGTGCTGAGCCGCAACCTGCGCACGCTGGCGATCAAGTCCACCATCGCCTCGGCCGCCATGACCCCCCTGACCCAGCTGCTGGCCTCGGTCGCGCTGTCCGCCGTGCTGTGCATCGCGCTCTGGCAGAGCCATGGCAACCTGGCGACCACTGACGTGACGGTGGGCGGATTCGCCTCGTTCATCGCCGCCATGCTGATGCTGATCGCCCCCATCCGCCGTCTTGCCGACATGGCCAATCCGATCACGCGCGGCGTCGCGGCACTGGAACGCGGCCTGATGCTGTTGAACGACACGCAAACAGAAGATGGCGGTAGTTACTGCAAGGAACGCGCAGAAGGCAGCATCTCGCTGCGTGATGTGACCGTGTCGTTTGAATCCGACATGATGCCCGCGCTCAACCGCCTGTCGCTCGACATCAAGGCGGGCGAGATCGTCGCGCTGGTCGGCCCATCGGGCGCCGGCAAAACCACGCTGGTGAACCTGCTGCCGCGCTTCATCACCCCCACTTCCGGCGACCTCTCGCTCGACGGCGTGCCGCTCAAGGACTGGAATCTGCCGTCGCTGCGCTCGCAGTTCGCCATGGTGAGCCAGGACGTGGTGATGTTCAACGACTCGATCGCCGCCAACGTCGCGCTGGGCTCGGAAGTGGACGAAACCCGTGTGCACGACTGCCTGAAAGCTGCCAATCTGGCGGGCCACGTGGCGACGCTGCCAAACGGCATCCACACCGTCGTGGGTCACAACGCAACCCAGCTCTCGGGCGGCCAGCGCCAGCGTCTGGCGATTGCACGCGCGCTCTACAAGGATGCGCCGATCCTGATCCTCGACGAAGCGACCTCCGCCCTGGACACCGAATCCGAGCGTTTGGTACAGGAAGCCCTGCAACGCCTCATGAACGGCCGCACGACGCTGGTCATCGCCCACCGCCTGTCCACCATCGAGCACGCCGACCGCGTCGTGGTGATGGAACGCGGCCAGATCGCCGAGCAAGGCACGCATGCCGAGCTGATGGCACTGGGCGGCCTCTATGCGCGACTCCAGACGCATTCATCGGTTCACAACTGA
- the tolB gene encoding Tol-Pal system beta propeller repeat protein TolB has translation MTIDRIFPKFNTSSFAQTLRVPRRQAVAAIASLSALPALAQFKVEITGVGTKQRPIAIAPFKGEAQSPQKISSIIRADLERSGVFIGVDAAGDQLDEGSRPDLAAWRARTAEALAVGSVSRLGDGRFDVRFRLWDAIKAQDLGGQSYVVTQADLRLVAHRISDYIYEKLTGERGVFSTRIAYVTKNGGRYTLWVADADGENSQLAFGSSEPIISPAWSPSGTQLAYVSFESRKPVVYVQDVSSGKRRLIANFRGSNSAPAWSPDGGTLAVTLSRDGGSQLYTIGANGGGEPRRLMQSSGIDTEPVYSTDGRSIYFVSDRGGAPQIYRVGAGGGSAERVTFSGSYNISPSISPDGQYLAYISRVGGAYKLHVMDLKSGSVQAITETSADESPSFAPNSKLIVYASQHGGRDALMTTTLDGKIKARLAGQSGDIREPSWAPYQK, from the coding sequence ATGACTATTGACCGAATTTTCCCTAAATTCAATACATCCTCCTTTGCGCAGACTCTGCGCGTCCCCCGGCGACAAGCTGTCGCTGCGATTGCCTCTCTCTCCGCATTGCCTGCGCTGGCGCAGTTCAAGGTCGAGATCACGGGCGTCGGCACGAAACAACGGCCGATCGCCATAGCCCCGTTCAAGGGCGAGGCGCAATCACCCCAAAAAATTTCCTCGATCATTCGGGCCGATCTGGAGCGCAGTGGCGTCTTCATCGGTGTCGATGCGGCAGGTGATCAGCTCGATGAGGGCTCGCGCCCCGATCTGGCCGCTTGGCGTGCCCGCACGGCGGAGGCGCTTGCCGTGGGCAGCGTCAGCCGTCTGGGCGATGGTCGCTTCGATGTGCGTTTCCGTCTGTGGGACGCGATCAAGGCGCAGGATCTCGGTGGCCAGAGTTATGTGGTGACCCAGGCGGATTTGCGCCTCGTCGCGCACCGCATCTCCGACTACATCTACGAAAAGCTCACCGGCGAGCGCGGCGTGTTCTCCACACGCATCGCCTACGTCACCAAGAACGGTGGCCGCTACACCCTGTGGGTGGCGGATGCCGACGGCGAGAACTCGCAGTTGGCCTTTGGCAGCTCCGAGCCCATCATCTCGCCCGCCTGGTCGCCCTCTGGCACGCAGCTGGCCTACGTGTCATTCGAATCGCGCAAGCCAGTGGTCTACGTGCAGGACGTCTCGTCCGGCAAGCGCCGCCTGATCGCCAATTTCCGCGGCTCCAACAGCGCGCCTGCCTGGTCGCCCGATGGCGGCACGCTGGCCGTGACGCTGAGCCGCGATGGCGGCTCGCAGCTCTACACCATCGGCGCCAATGGCGGCGGCGAGCCCAGGCGCCTGATGCAGAGCAGCGGTATCGACACCGAGCCCGTCTACTCGACCGATGGCCGCAGCATCTATTTCGTGAGCGATCGCGGTGGTGCGCCGCAGATCTACCGCGTGGGCGCGGGCGGCGGCAGTGCCGAGCGCGTGACCTTCAGCGGCTCCTACAACATTTCTCCGTCGATCAGCCCCGATGGCCAATACCTGGCCTACATCTCGCGGGTTGGCGGCGCATACAAACTGCACGTGATGGATCTGAAGTCGGGATCTGTACAGGCCATCACGGAAACGTCAGCGGACGAAAGCCCCAGCTTCGCTCCCAACAGCAAGCTCATCGTCTATGCCTCCCAGCATGGCGGTCGCGATGCGCTCATGACGACGACGCTGGACGGCAAGATCAAGGCCCGCCTCGCGGGCCAAAGTGGAGACATTCGGGAACCCTCATGGGCCCCGTATCAGAAGTAA
- the pal gene encoding peptidoglycan-associated lipoprotein Pal: MIRFDFKRAALALTITALMAGCSSGVKLDDAPVEDKGATSTTGQGNNGAGSGTGQSTVTPADMNGSARAGQGPVGVAHIVYFDFDSYTVKSEYQSVLEGHARFLKANNAKKVNLEGHTDQRGGSEYNLALGQKRAEAVRRSLALLGVPDSQMEAVSFGKEKPASQGNSEDAFSQNRRVEFSYR; encoded by the coding sequence ATGATTCGTTTTGATTTCAAACGTGCAGCACTTGCACTGACCATTACTGCCCTGATGGCAGGTTGCAGCTCCGGCGTGAAGCTCGATGACGCTCCCGTCGAAGACAAGGGCGCGACCTCCACCACCGGGCAAGGCAACAACGGCGCCGGCAGCGGTACCGGTCAAAGCACCGTGACTCCTGCCGACATGAACGGCTCGGCACGTGCCGGTCAAGGCCCTGTGGGCGTGGCTCACATCGTCTACTTCGACTTCGACAGCTACACCGTCAAGTCCGAATACCAATCCGTGCTGGAAGGCCACGCTCGTTTCCTGAAGGCCAACAATGCCAAGAAGGTGAACCTGGAAGGTCACACCGACCAACGCGGTGGCAGCGAGTACAACCTGGCGCTGGGCCAAAAGCGTGCCGAAGCGGTGCGTCGTTCGCTGGCTCTGCTGGGCGTGCCTGATTCGCAGATGGAAGCCGTGAGCTTCGGCAAGGAAAAGCCTGCTTCGCAAGGCAACTCCGAAGACGCTTTCTCCCAAAACCGTCGCGTTGAATTCTCTTACCGTTGA
- the ybgF gene encoding tol-pal system protein YbgF, whose product MKRSFSPQLPLMAAVLCASSLLGAPAHAALFEDAEARRAILEMRQRVDAMQQSSQRSTERSGDDVAQMRRSLLDLQTQIQSLQSEQARLRGQNEQLQKDVSDLQQRMKDVAKATDERLRQFEPVSVTVDGKEFKADPAEKRDFEAAIAVFRTGKFPEAGQAFAAFTRQYPQSGYMPSARFWLGNAQYAQRDYTNAINNFKSIMTNAPDHARAPEAALSIANCQVELKDTRAARKTLEDLIRVYPQSEAAAAAKERLSKMK is encoded by the coding sequence ATGAAGCGCTCGTTTTCTCCACAACTTCCGCTGATGGCTGCGGTGCTGTGCGCCAGCTCGCTGCTGGGTGCCCCGGCACATGCGGCCCTGTTTGAAGATGCTGAGGCACGACGTGCGATTCTGGAGATGCGGCAACGCGTGGACGCGATGCAGCAGTCCTCCCAGCGCAGCACAGAGCGTTCCGGAGACGATGTAGCGCAAATGCGCCGTAGCCTGCTCGACCTGCAGACACAGATTCAGTCTCTGCAGAGCGAACAGGCGCGGTTGCGCGGCCAGAATGAGCAGTTGCAAAAGGACGTGTCCGACCTGCAGCAGCGCATGAAGGATGTGGCCAAGGCGACCGATGAACGTCTGCGCCAGTTCGAACCGGTCTCGGTGACTGTCGATGGCAAGGAGTTCAAGGCCGACCCGGCCGAGAAGCGCGACTTCGAAGCGGCCATTGCCGTGTTCCGTACGGGCAAGTTCCCCGAAGCGGGCCAGGCATTCGCGGCCTTCACGCGCCAGTATCCGCAAAGCGGTTACATGCCTTCCGCACGTTTCTGGTTGGGCAACGCGCAGTACGCGCAGCGCGACTACACCAACGCGATCAACAATTTCAAGTCGATCATGACCAACGCGCCGGACCACGCACGTGCGCCCGAAGCCGCGCTGTCCATCGCCAACTGCCAGGTGGAGTTGAAGGACACACGTGCAGCGCGCAAGACGCTGGAAGACCTGATTCGCGTGTACCCGCAATCGGAAGCCGCAGCAGCCGCCAAAGAGCGTCTGTCGAAGATGAAGTGA
- a CDS encoding ThiF family adenylyltransferase: protein MVNEQEQGGTAAIDDADLERRFGGLARLYGVEGAARIRGAHVAVIGIGGVGSWTAEALARSGVAALTLIDLDHVAESNINRQIHALDNTVGQAKIEAMRERIAHINPRCKVTCVDEFVDEENWPALLPDKVDAVIDACDQIRAKTAMAAWALRTKTLFVSIGAAGGKRQAHLVDVADLSQTTHDPLLAQLRYRLRKFHGSPKEGKKIGTLCVFSKEPVAPPHASCNIGGEGDGSLNCAGYGSVVTVTSTFGMCAAGVVLDRLAGK, encoded by the coding sequence TTGGTGAACGAGCAAGAGCAGGGCGGGACAGCCGCCATCGATGACGCCGATCTGGAGCGTCGATTTGGTGGCCTCGCCCGGCTGTATGGCGTCGAAGGCGCGGCCCGCATTCGCGGCGCGCATGTCGCTGTGATCGGTATCGGCGGCGTGGGCTCGTGGACGGCCGAGGCGCTGGCCCGCAGCGGCGTGGCAGCGCTCACGTTGATCGATCTCGACCATGTGGCCGAGTCCAACATCAACCGCCAGATCCATGCGCTCGACAACACCGTCGGGCAGGCCAAGATCGAGGCCATGCGCGAACGCATCGCGCACATCAATCCCCGCTGCAAGGTGACCTGCGTCGATGAATTCGTCGATGAGGAAAACTGGCCTGCGTTGCTGCCCGACAAGGTGGACGCGGTGATCGACGCTTGCGACCAGATCCGCGCCAAGACTGCAATGGCAGCATGGGCGCTACGGACGAAGACATTGTTCGTGAGCATCGGCGCAGCGGGCGGCAAACGCCAGGCCCATCTGGTGGATGTGGCCGATTTGTCGCAGACCACGCACGACCCACTGCTCGCGCAACTGCGCTACCGCCTGCGCAAATTCCACGGATCGCCCAAAGAGGGCAAGAAGATCGGCACGCTGTGCGTCTTCAGCAAGGAGCCCGTGGCTCCGCCGCACGCCTCCTGCAACATTGGCGGCGAGGGCGATGGTTCGCTCAACTGCGCGGGCTATGGCTCGGTGGTGACAGTGACGTCCACATTCGGCATGTGCGCGGCCGGTGTGGTGCTGGACCGGCTCGCGGGCAAGTGA
- a CDS encoding glycosyltransferase family 1 protein, giving the protein MRLVYLSPVPWNSFAQRPHKFVQWFHDRTGEPVLWIEPYPTRFPKLQDVKRLRAAAASDEPQKVLIETPPWLTVVKTGGLPIEPIPGSAMINAPFWQSVFDAYERFCDKQRTCLAIGKPSLLALSLLNRRRHATSLYDAMDDFPAFYDGFSRVAFARRERLIAAKIEVIWASSTALKEHWARQHDNVHLVLNGLDLAAMPLPPVEQPANAAQGKVFGYVGTIASWFDWDWVITLAESRPDDEVRLIGPVFAPPARTLPVNVQMLPERNHAAALAAMLEFDVALIPFKKNTLTGSVDPIKYYEYRALALPTLSTDFGEMSFRADEPGVFISHDQSDVARLAELGLRHRRDPEIALTFAQNNAWEHRFDAARQFINMQ; this is encoded by the coding sequence ATGCGTCTCGTCTATCTCTCGCCGGTGCCTTGGAACAGCTTTGCCCAAAGGCCGCACAAGTTCGTTCAGTGGTTTCACGATCGAACCGGCGAGCCCGTGCTGTGGATAGAGCCATATCCGACGCGCTTTCCCAAGCTGCAGGACGTCAAACGCCTGCGGGCAGCGGCCGCATCCGACGAACCGCAGAAGGTGCTGATCGAGACGCCGCCGTGGCTCACGGTGGTGAAGACCGGAGGTCTGCCCATCGAACCAATCCCGGGCTCGGCCATGATCAATGCGCCGTTCTGGCAATCCGTGTTTGATGCCTACGAGCGCTTTTGCGACAAGCAAAGAACTTGCCTCGCCATCGGCAAGCCGTCCCTGCTCGCCCTGAGCCTGCTGAACCGTAGACGGCATGCAACCTCGCTGTATGACGCGATGGATGATTTCCCGGCCTTCTACGACGGTTTTTCGCGCGTGGCGTTTGCGCGCCGGGAGCGGCTCATCGCCGCCAAGATCGAGGTCATCTGGGCCTCCAGCACCGCGCTCAAGGAACATTGGGCGCGTCAGCATGACAATGTGCATTTGGTGCTCAATGGACTTGATCTTGCGGCCATGCCGCTACCGCCTGTCGAACAGCCCGCAAATGCTGCACAGGGCAAGGTGTTTGGCTATGTGGGGACCATCGCATCGTGGTTCGATTGGGACTGGGTGATCACGCTGGCCGAGAGCCGACCCGATGACGAGGTACGACTGATCGGTCCGGTCTTCGCTCCGCCCGCACGTACCTTGCCCGTCAATGTCCAGATGCTTCCCGAGCGCAACCATGCGGCGGCGCTTGCAGCCATGCTGGAATTCGACGTCGCGCTGATTCCTTTCAAGAAAAACACGCTCACGGGCTCGGTCGACCCTATCAAGTATTACGAGTACCGAGCCCTCGCCCTTCCAACGCTCTCCACGGATTTTGGTGAGATGAGCTTTCGCGCTGACGAGCCCGGCGTTTTCATCAGCCACGATCAAAGCGATGTGGCCCGATTGGCCGAACTGGGCCTGCGCCACCGTCGTGATCCGGAAATAGCACTGACATTCGCGCAGAACAACGCTTGGGAACACCGATTCGATGCGGCTCGGCAGTTCATCAATATGCAGTGA